Proteins found in one Methanobacterium sp. genomic segment:
- a CDS encoding FAD-dependent oxidoreductase — protein sequence MDEYDVIIIGSGPAGLTAGIYAGRQGLKTLILEKSIIGGAALMVPNMENYPGFELIPGRKLIEYTKKQALKYAKINELEEVKKLEIIDNSQILVSSQKKDYKAKTVILCTGTTHRKLGVPGESEFLGKGVFYCSICDGPLFMDKRILVVGGGNTAVQGALYLDTIGCYVGIVHRRDELRAEKYLQEKLKEKGIPVIWSTVLDEIKGDKFAEKIVLHHLKKDIKKEYDIDGIFIAVGEVPSNSLAYDIGVEMGRGGYITTDKSQRTNLPGIYAAGDITGGVNQWVVACGEGAVAALSAYEDLQKKGL from the coding sequence ATGGATGAGTATGATGTTATTATTATTGGTTCAGGACCTGCAGGATTAACAGCAGGTATTTATGCTGGAAGACAGGGATTAAAAACATTGATCCTGGAAAAAAGTATAATTGGAGGGGCAGCACTGATGGTTCCCAATATGGAGAATTACCCTGGCTTTGAATTAATTCCTGGCAGGAAGCTTATAGAGTACACCAAAAAACAGGCATTAAAGTATGCCAAAATCAATGAACTTGAAGAAGTTAAAAAACTCGAGATCATCGATAATAGCCAGATACTGGTATCATCTCAAAAAAAGGATTATAAAGCTAAAACAGTTATATTATGTACTGGAACCACTCATAGAAAGTTAGGCGTGCCTGGAGAATCAGAATTTCTTGGAAAAGGAGTATTTTATTGTTCAATTTGCGATGGCCCCCTGTTTATGGATAAAAGGATTTTAGTAGTGGGTGGAGGAAATACGGCAGTTCAAGGAGCCCTGTATCTTGATACCATTGGTTGTTATGTGGGTATTGTTCACAGAAGAGATGAACTCCGGGCAGAAAAATATTTACAGGAAAAGTTAAAGGAGAAGGGGATTCCAGTAATCTGGAGCACAGTTTTAGATGAAATAAAAGGCGACAAGTTCGCAGAAAAGATAGTACTGCACCACTTAAAAAAAGATATCAAAAAAGAATATGATATAGATGGAATATTCATAGCAGTTGGAGAAGTACCATCTAATAGTTTAGCATATGATATTGGGGTTGAAATGGGCAGAGGCGGTTATATTACCACAGATAAAAGTCAAAGAACAAATCTGCCAGGAATATATGCTGCAGGGGATATCACTGGCGGAGTTAATCAGTGGGTGGTGGCCTGTGGGGAAGGTGCAGTGGCTGCACTGTCTGCATATGAAGATTTACAGAAAAAGGGACTGTAA